From the genome of Vicia villosa cultivar HV-30 ecotype Madison, WI linkage group LG2, Vvil1.0, whole genome shotgun sequence, one region includes:
- the LOC131651295 gene encoding uncharacterized protein LOC131651295, with protein MYAARLLSMYKRHPSALSDPPPSGPNSSYLVILDEEVQTYSCFGLCKDNRIKDFPLPQNKNLTINYSVGVNTDTTNETTRSEEAMFIPVLNQPLSSNRYYVIRRKGKNQGQASTSSKEEDMTTCLCCSFVQDVKPRPLEPFNDYQQIEIIKRGYGFRAKSVASDGIPPGLLREKGWKLDASTPHNYHLSQALGSNDSLRSKLPNFNFPLSNDRSESVVVGKWYCPFMFVKEGMKIKEQMKMSVFYELTLEHRWEKIFSKESSGEGGVVVDVDIQTEVVKVAGKDVVWDENRLVDGVVWFKSGEEVEEEVSVGLSLEVVKGMKWEQEIFGWIAGKGRQVRVTKFEEFGGANKWKKVSCYVLVESFSLRRVDKRLVLTYDFRHSHQIRSKWE; from the exons ATGTATGCAGCAAGACTCCTTTCCATGTACAAAAGACACCCTAGTGCTCTTTCAGATCCACCGCCATCAGGGCCAAATTCAAGTTATCTTGTGATATTGGATGAGGAAGTTCAAACCTACTCTTGTTTTGGCTTGTGCAAGGACAATAGAATCAAGGATTTTCCCTTACCTCAGAACAAAAATTTAACAATCAACTATTCAGTAGGTGTAAACACAGACACAACAAATGAAACCACCCGAAGTGAAGAAGCCATGTTCATTCCAGTTCTCAATCAACCATTGTCTTCGAATCGGTACTATGTTATAAGAAGGAAGGGAAAGAATCAAGG GCAAGCTAGCACAAGTTCAAAGGAAGAGGACATGACCACATGTTTATGCTGCAGTTTTGTTCAAGATGTTAAACCAAGACCTTTAGAACCCTTCAATGATTATCAACAGATTGAAATAATCAAGAGAGGTTATGGTTTCCGTGCGAAATCGGTTGCTTCAGATGGAATTCCTCCTGGTTTATTAAGGGAAAAAGGGTGGAAACTTGATGCTAGCACTCCTCACAATTACCATTTAAGCCAAGCTTTAGGCTCAAATGATTCCTTACGCTCCAAGCTACCGAATTTCAACTTTCCGTTGTCTAATGATCGTTCTGAATCAGTGGTTGTTGGGAAATGGTATTGTCCTTTTATGTTTGTGAAGGAAGGAATGAAAATAAAGGAGCAGATGAAGATGTCGGTATTCTATGAGCTAACACTTGAGCATAGATGGGAGAAGATATTTTCGAAGGAAAGTAGTGGAGAAGGTGGTGTGGTTGTAGATGTTGATATTCAAACAGAAGTTGTTAAGGTTGCAGGAAAAGATGTTGTTTGGGATGAAAATAGATTGGTTGATGGAGTGGTTTGGTTTAAGAGTGGTGAAGAAGTGGAAGAAGAGGTGAGTGTTGGATTGAGTTTGGAAGTTGTTAAAGGAATGAAATGGGAACAAGAAATATTTGGATGGATTGCTGGAAAGGGAAGACAAGTGAGAGTAACAAAATTTGAAGAGTTTGGTGGAGCAAACAAGTGGAAGAAAGTTAGTTGTTATGTGTTGGTTGAAAGTTTTTCATTGAGAAGAGTGGATAAAAGATTGGTGCTGACTTATGATTTCAGACACTCACACCAAATTAGGAGCAAATGGGAATGA
- the LOC131651294 gene encoding chaperone protein dnaJ 16, which produces MPGRRSKSEKKDDDEKQLRRDPYEVLGVNRNSTDQEIKSAYRKMALKFHPDKNANDPKAADMFKEATFSYNILADPEKRRQYDSSGFEAVESDNQELELDLSSLGAVNTMFAALFSKLGVPIKTTVSANVLEEALNGLVTIRPLPLGEFISKRVEKQCAHFYSVTITEEEARAGFVCRVQSSDKSKFKLLYFDQEDNGGFSLALQEDSAKNGKFTSAGMYFLGFPVYRLDQTMNSIAAAKDPDTSFFKKLDGFQPCELTELKAGTHTFAVYGDNFFKSANYTIEVLCAAPFNEEKENLRNVEAQILSKRAEISKFESEYREVLAQFTEMTSRYAHEMQTIDDLLKQRNEIHASYTVVPLKRSSSSSKGRNKASSKESKEDGEAREKRSTRERPRKKKWYNLHLRVDKRKAC; this is translated from the exons ATGCCGGGACGTCGGTCTAAGTCGGAGAAGAAAGATGACGACGAGAAGCAGCTCCGGCGAGACCCGTATGAAGTCCTTGGCGTTAATCGGAACTCCACCGATCAGGAGATTAAATCCGCTTACCGGAAAATGGCTCTCAA GTTTCATCCTGACAAGAATGCTAATGATCCCAAAGCAGCTGATATGTTCAAAGAGGCTACCTTTTCTTATAATATCTTGGCGGACCCTGAGAAACGGCGTCAGTATGACTCATCTGGCTTTGAG GCCGTTGAATCAGATAACCAAGAGTTAGAGTTGGATCTTTCAAGTTTGGGTGCTGTCAACACAATGTTTGCTGCACTTTTTAG CAAACTTGGTGTACCAATCAAGACAACTGTATCTGCCAATGTTTTGGAAGAGGCACTCAATGGGTTAGTTACAATTCGCCCACTTCCATTGGGAGAGTTCATATCTAAAAGG GTTGAGAAGCAGTGTGCACATTTTTATTCAGTTACAATAACAGAAGAGGAAGCAAGAGCTGGATTTGTTTGTCGAGTACAATCATCAGACAAAAGCAAGTTCAAG TTATTATATTTCGACCAGGAAGACAATGGTGGCTTTAGTCTTGCGCTTCAG GAAGACAGTGCAAAAAATGGGAAGTTTACTTCCGCTGGAATGTATTTTCTTGGCTTTCCTGTTTATCGGCTAGACCAAACAATGAACTCC ATTGCTGCCGCCAAGGATCCAGAtacttcatttttcaaaaagcttgatgGGTTCCAGCCCTGTGAGTTAACTGAATTGAAGGCTGGTACCCATACATTTGCGGTTTATG GTgacaactttttcaaaagtgcaAACTATACAATAGAAGTCCTGTGTGCTGCACCTTttaatgaagaaaaagaaaatttaagaaATGTAGAAGCTCAAATTTTGTCCAAGAGAGCAGAAATATCAAAGTTTGAATCAGAATATCGAGAG GTTCTTGCACAATTTACAGAAATGACAAGCAGATATGCACATGAAATGCAAACG ATTGATGATCTATTGAAACAAAGAAATGAGATACATGCCTCATACACGGTCGTTCCTTTAAAACGGAGTAGTAGTAGCAGCAAGGGCAGAAATAAAGCATCTTCAAAGGAGTCAAAAGAAGACGGCGAAGCAAGAGAAAAGAGAAGTACAAGAGAACGACCAAGGAAGAAAAAATGGTATAACCTCCACTTAAGAGTTGACAAGAGAAAGGCTTGCTAA